One genomic window of Synergistaceae bacterium DZ-S4 includes the following:
- a CDS encoding hemolysin family protein translates to MSSDISGSIILLVVLLIFSFYFSATETSITAAGKGKLLALSDEYPHRRKGFFWLVDNTAKAINVTLIGNNVVNIAASAVATTLALKFFGALGPALAVAVMTILIVIFCEILPKNFAIAKKEAVLLFSLPFLRVISTLMTPLTWSLRMVLRLFGKIAGMDLVSYSSLISRQEIDHIVSEGSAAGALEEDERKMIHGVIAFEETRVSEVMEPRTDVYAIEQDGMAEEAVNIFLESGHSRIPVYREDLDQVIGILYAKDLLGPLAHNEKNISIVKLMRKPLFVPETMKTDEALDVMKKSRTHIAIVIDEYGGMAGLITLEDLIEEIVGDIQDEYDTEIPEIQAEDDSTYIVQGQVNLEELSDALAYPFDTAFEDVDTLAGMVLELSGDFPKQGQLITYGSWDIHVLEVRNHRIMQVRMQYIKERTEGPVSD, encoded by the coding sequence GTGAGTTCCGACATATCCGGCAGTATTATCCTGCTGGTCGTGCTATTGATATTTTCATTCTATTTCAGTGCCACAGAGACGTCAATAACGGCAGCAGGAAAAGGGAAACTACTTGCTCTATCTGATGAATACCCACATCGCCGAAAGGGTTTCTTCTGGCTCGTAGACAACACAGCCAAGGCGATAAACGTTACCCTGATAGGAAATAATGTAGTAAATATCGCAGCAAGCGCAGTCGCCACTACACTGGCGCTGAAATTTTTTGGTGCACTGGGACCTGCTCTGGCAGTCGCTGTAATGACGATCCTTATCGTAATATTCTGTGAGATCCTGCCCAAAAATTTCGCGATAGCAAAAAAAGAGGCCGTACTCCTTTTCTCCCTCCCATTTCTACGGGTCATAAGCACGTTAATGACTCCTCTGACGTGGTCTTTGAGGATGGTCCTCAGGCTCTTCGGGAAAATAGCAGGTATGGACCTTGTCTCATACAGCTCCCTCATATCACGCCAGGAGATAGATCATATCGTCTCCGAAGGCAGCGCTGCCGGCGCACTTGAAGAGGACGAGCGTAAGATGATCCATGGGGTCATAGCATTTGAAGAGACCAGGGTCTCTGAAGTCATGGAACCCAGGACCGACGTTTATGCGATCGAGCAGGACGGGATGGCAGAAGAGGCGGTAAACATATTCCTTGAAAGCGGCCATTCAAGGATCCCGGTATACAGGGAGGACCTTGACCAGGTGATCGGGATACTTTATGCAAAGGACCTTCTGGGCCCGCTTGCCCACAACGAAAAGAACATCTCTATAGTAAAACTGATGAGAAAGCCCCTCTTTGTGCCGGAGACGATGAAGACCGACGAGGCCCTTGATGTGATGAAAAAATCAAGGACCCACATTGCTATCGTAATTGACGAATATGGTGGCATGGCCGGGCTTATAACGCTTGAAGACCTTATAGAGGAGATAGTCGGCGACATACAGGACGAATACGATACTGAGATCCCGGAGATACAGGCTGAGGACGACAGTACCTACATTGTCCAGGGACAGGTGAATCTAGAAGAGCTTTCCGATGCTCTGGCATATCCTTTCGATACGGCCTTCGAAGATGTAGATACCCTTGCAGGAATGGTCCTTGAGCTTTCCGGAGATTTCCCGAAGCAGGGACAGCTGATAACTTACGGATCATGGGACATACATGTGCTTGAGGTCAGGAACCACAGGATAATGCAGGTCCGCATGCAATACATAAAAGAGCGGACAGAGGGACCTGTATCTGATTAA
- the hisH gene encoding imidazole glycerol phosphate synthase subunit HisH, giving the protein MIAIIDYGAGNLQSVRNALDFIGCPGTITSDPAEILSADGIILPGVGAFGSAMAEMERKGLTETVKSAAKSGKPFIGICAGMQLLFEESEESPDVPGLGVLKGRVLLFPADKGLKIPHMGWNSIRTKKESRLLGKLSGSPYMYFVHSYYVKAEDQEIVSALSDYGTTFDAAVEQENLFGCQFHPEKSGTEGISILRRFAELAGGN; this is encoded by the coding sequence ATGATCGCGATAATAGATTATGGAGCGGGCAATCTTCAGAGCGTCAGGAATGCACTCGACTTTATAGGGTGTCCCGGGACAATAACATCAGACCCCGCAGAAATACTTTCAGCAGATGGGATCATACTCCCCGGTGTCGGTGCGTTCGGAAGCGCCATGGCAGAGATGGAACGCAAGGGACTCACAGAGACAGTCAAAAGTGCAGCCAAAAGCGGTAAACCCTTTATTGGGATCTGTGCCGGGATGCAGCTGCTATTCGAAGAAAGCGAAGAGAGTCCCGACGTTCCGGGACTGGGAGTGCTGAAAGGAAGGGTACTGCTCTTTCCTGCGGACAAAGGACTGAAAATACCCCACATGGGATGGAATTCAATAAGAACAAAAAAGGAAAGCAGGCTTCTTGGAAAGCTCTCCGGTTCACCATACATGTATTTTGTACACTCATATTATGTAAAGGCGGAAGATCAAGAGATAGTATCTGCCCTATCAGATTACGGAACAACTTTCGATGCGGCAGTTGAGCAGGAAAATCTTTTCGGATGTCAGTTCCACCCTGAAAAGAGCGGGACTGAAGGCATTTCCATATTGAGACGTTTTGCGGAACTGGCAGGAGGAAACTGA
- a CDS encoding imidazoleglycerol-phosphate dehydratase — MKKEALRKTNETEIEVSLEFPGKERKVEIGCGFLAHMVDLMFSRTGIGICLKAKGDTEVDFHHLTEDIGIVLGQMLREIAKKGGIARYGWCILPMDGSLARVALDFSGRGDSYFSGSFPSEKCGDFDMELIPEFFRGFAREGGITLHIALLETDNSHHAAEAVFKAVGMALWQALSPSDRAPSTKGLWL; from the coding sequence ATGAAGAAGGAGGCCCTTAGGAAGACTAATGAGACTGAGATCGAAGTTTCTCTCGAATTTCCGGGCAAAGAGAGAAAGGTCGAGATCGGCTGCGGATTCCTTGCCCACATGGTCGACCTTATGTTCAGCAGGACCGGGATCGGCATATGTCTTAAGGCCAAAGGAGACACCGAGGTCGACTTCCACCACCTCACGGAGGATATCGGGATCGTTCTTGGACAGATGCTCAGGGAGATCGCAAAAAAGGGCGGCATCGCACGTTACGGCTGGTGCATCCTGCCTATGGACGGTTCTCTCGCAAGAGTAGCCCTTGATTTCAGCGGGAGAGGAGATTCTTACTTCTCAGGGTCCTTCCCCTCAGAAAAATGCGGCGATTTTGACATGGAGCTCATACCTGAATTTTTCAGGGGTTTTGCAAGAGAGGGAGGCATAACACTCCATATTGCGCTTCTTGAGACCGACAACTCACACCACGCTGCGGAGGCGGTCTTCAAGGCTGTCGGCATGGCTCTCTGGCAGGCGCTTTCACCTTCGGACCGGGCACCGAGCACAAAGGGACTCTGGCTGTGA
- the hisG gene encoding ATP phosphoribosyltransferase: protein MLTFALPTGRSLQECIEILEGAGLPVKNLKNHGRNLVIDEGSFRYLLSKPSDVPAMVHYGAADLAIAGNDVVEESGISLVELLDTGRGKCFMAVAGTKDAAEKFNGNTSSLMGLKVATKYTRIAENTFNSWGVQIKILKLNGSVELAPALGLSDCIFDIVQTGSTLKANGLMVIKETAPVSLRLVAGSGSVQLRWRSMFGVVNAIENYVKGAACA, encoded by the coding sequence ATGCTGACTTTCGCTCTGCCCACGGGGCGTTCGCTTCAGGAATGCATAGAAATATTGGAGGGTGCGGGGCTTCCGGTCAAAAATCTCAAAAATCACGGCAGAAACCTCGTCATAGATGAAGGAAGTTTCCGCTATCTGCTTTCAAAGCCCTCCGACGTTCCGGCCATGGTCCACTACGGAGCAGCAGACCTTGCGATAGCAGGAAACGACGTGGTTGAGGAATCCGGCATATCTTTAGTGGAGCTTCTCGACACCGGAAGGGGAAAGTGCTTCATGGCCGTCGCCGGAACGAAAGACGCCGCGGAGAAGTTCAACGGCAACACCAGCAGCCTTATGGGACTCAAGGTGGCTACAAAGTACACGAGGATCGCGGAAAACACTTTCAACTCATGGGGGGTCCAGATCAAGATCCTCAAACTAAACGGCTCGGTCGAACTCGCCCCGGCGCTTGGGCTGAGCGACTGCATTTTTGACATAGTCCAGACAGGAAGCACACTCAAAGCCAACGGACTGATGGTCATCAAGGAGACAGCTCCGGTATCGCTGCGCCTGGTGGCAGGCTCCGGATCTGTCCAGCTCAGATGGCGCTCTATGTTCGGAGTGGTAAATGCCATAGAAAATTATGTGAAAGGGGCGGCATGTGCATGA
- a CDS encoding 1-(5-phosphoribosyl)-5-[(5-phosphoribosylamino)methylideneamino] imidazole-4-carboxamide isomerase → MILFPAIDLFGGRVVRLTKGDFSTITDYGIRPFEMAKGFLEAGCSHIHIVDLEGAKEGHPCHLQVLEEISSLGMFVQYGGGLRSEGNIRDAISAGADRVMIGSLLFSDEDMPCHLASEFGPAAMPAIDVRRGKVVHSGWLSETKMTPKETLDRLRMTGFSIFLVTNTDRDGLMSGTDTELYRDLAEDRNDIVAAGGITSVNDITSLNALGLAGAIVGKSLYEGGITISDALKAACGRER, encoded by the coding sequence GTGATACTTTTCCCGGCGATAGATCTTTTCGGAGGCAGAGTCGTCCGCCTGACCAAAGGAGATTTTTCGACGATCACTGATTACGGGATCAGACCTTTTGAAATGGCAAAGGGGTTTCTGGAGGCAGGCTGTTCCCATATCCATATAGTTGACCTCGAGGGGGCAAAAGAGGGGCACCCCTGCCATTTACAGGTACTTGAAGAGATATCGTCTCTTGGCATGTTTGTCCAGTACGGGGGAGGACTCCGCTCAGAGGGCAATATAAGGGACGCGATATCTGCGGGAGCCGACAGGGTGATGATCGGGAGCCTTCTTTTCAGTGATGAAGACATGCCATGTCATCTGGCAAGCGAATTCGGACCGGCAGCAATGCCTGCAATAGACGTAAGAAGGGGCAAGGTAGTGCATTCCGGCTGGCTAAGTGAGACAAAAATGACACCTAAGGAAACCCTTGATCGGCTCAGAATGACCGGTTTCTCCATTTTTTTGGTGACCAATACCGACCGGGACGGACTGATGTCAGGCACCGACACCGAACTTTACAGAGATCTGGCCGAGGACAGGAATGACATAGTTGCAGCAGGAGGAATAACCTCTGTAAACGACATCACATCACTGAATGCTCTGGGGCTGGCCGGCGCAATAGTCGGCAAAAGCCTTTACGAGGGCGGGATAACTATCTCGGATGCGCTGAAAGCGGCATGCGGAAGGGAAAGATAG
- the hydF gene encoding [FeFe] hydrogenase H-cluster maturation GTPase HydF, whose product MDLQSTPRGNRLHIGFYGRRNAGKSSLINLVTGQQTALVSDHAGTTTDPVIKSMELLPLGPVAVIDTAGLDDEGDLGRLRISRTMEMMDRTDLALLIVSAADAYDTSLERGWLEELRKRNIPVVGVLNQIDRVGPEKAEKIRSDLEAGLGISFAAVSANGREYRAELLSAIVKNAPTDFESPTLVGDIFSRGDSIILVAPQDIQAPKGRLILPQVQVIRDILDNRGIALTATLDQFPKLLDSLKEPPALVITDSQVFPQVNSILPRDVPLTSFSIVMARNKGDLATFVRGARVICELKESDKVLVAEACTHAPLEEDIGREKIPRWLRDRVGSGLTVDISTGLDFPPNIKEYSLILHCGGCMFTRKQLMSRMIKADAENVPITNYGIAIAAINGILERVIEVFPEFRNDGPK is encoded by the coding sequence ATGGATCTTCAGTCAACTCCGAGGGGCAACCGGCTCCACATAGGTTTTTACGGCAGGCGGAATGCCGGGAAATCAAGTCTTATAAACCTTGTCACCGGCCAGCAGACAGCACTTGTATCGGATCATGCGGGGACGACCACCGACCCTGTCATAAAGAGCATGGAGCTGCTGCCTCTGGGACCTGTCGCGGTGATCGACACAGCCGGTCTTGATGATGAAGGCGATCTTGGAAGGCTTCGCATTTCAAGGACCATGGAGATGATGGACAGGACAGACCTTGCCCTGCTCATCGTCTCCGCTGCTGATGCCTATGATACATCGCTGGAAAGAGGCTGGCTCGAAGAGCTTAGGAAGAGAAATATACCTGTTGTAGGCGTACTCAATCAGATAGACAGGGTCGGGCCGGAAAAGGCTGAAAAGATAAGGTCGGACCTTGAGGCCGGCCTCGGCATATCCTTTGCGGCAGTCTCAGCTAACGGAAGAGAATACAGAGCCGAGCTCCTGTCGGCAATAGTAAAAAATGCGCCGACTGATTTTGAAAGCCCGACGCTTGTCGGCGACATCTTCAGCAGGGGAGACTCTATAATACTGGTAGCCCCTCAGGACATCCAGGCACCCAAGGGAAGGCTCATACTTCCCCAGGTCCAGGTGATAAGGGACATCCTTGACAACAGGGGGATCGCCCTCACTGCCACGCTGGATCAGTTTCCGAAACTGTTGGATTCTCTGAAGGAACCTCCGGCGCTTGTCATAACGGACTCGCAGGTATTTCCGCAGGTAAATTCGATCCTTCCCCGCGATGTTCCCCTGACATCCTTCTCAATAGTTATGGCGAGGAACAAGGGGGATCTGGCTACCTTCGTCAGGGGGGCAAGGGTTATATGCGAACTGAAGGAGAGCGACAAGGTGCTTGTTGCCGAGGCCTGCACCCATGCGCCTCTGGAAGAGGATATAGGAAGGGAAAAGATCCCGAGGTGGCTCAGGGATAGAGTGGGCAGCGGGCTGACTGTGGACATTTCGACAGGACTTGATTTCCCCCCCAACATTAAGGAATACTCGCTGATCCTGCATTGCGGCGGATGCATGTTCACAAGAAAACAGCTTATGTCCAGGATGATAAAAGCTGATGCAGAGAATGTCCCGATAACAAATTACGGCATCGCGATCGCCGCGATCAACGGGATCCTGGAAAGAGTAATTGAAGTCTTCCCCGAATTCAGGAATGATGGCCCAAAATAG
- the hisF gene encoding imidazole glycerol phosphate synthase subunit HisF — MYAQRIIPCLDIKDGRVVKGINFVDLKDAGDPVECAVAYEAAGADEIVFLDITATSDARNTVADLVRAVASRVFIPITVGGGIRTAEDIRTLLRAGADKVSLNSAAVRRPELITEGAKDFGSQCIVVAIDAKRKADGSWEVYTAGGRTATGLDVIEWAKETERLGAGEILLTSMDRDGTKAGYDLDLTFEVSSRANIPVIASGGAGDYPHFYDAFIKGRADAVLSASLFHYNQIPIPKLKKYLSDKGIPVRL; from the coding sequence ATGTACGCACAGAGGATAATTCCATGCCTTGATATAAAAGACGGGAGGGTCGTCAAGGGCATTAATTTCGTGGACCTGAAGGATGCGGGCGACCCAGTGGAATGTGCTGTCGCTTACGAAGCTGCCGGAGCCGATGAGATTGTCTTCCTGGACATAACAGCGACCAGCGATGCGCGAAACACAGTCGCAGATCTGGTCAGGGCAGTGGCATCAAGGGTATTCATCCCCATAACTGTCGGAGGCGGCATTCGTACAGCCGAAGACATTCGTACCCTGCTCAGGGCTGGTGCAGACAAGGTTTCCCTCAATTCTGCCGCCGTAAGGAGGCCGGAACTCATAACCGAGGGCGCTAAAGATTTTGGCAGCCAGTGCATCGTCGTCGCAATAGACGCCAAAAGAAAAGCTGATGGTTCCTGGGAAGTCTACACCGCAGGAGGACGTACTGCCACAGGCCTGGACGTCATTGAATGGGCAAAGGAAACAGAGAGGCTTGGGGCAGGTGAGATCCTCCTTACGAGCATGGACAGAGACGGGACAAAAGCAGGTTACGACCTAGACCTGACCTTTGAGGTAAGTTCACGTGCAAACATACCCGTCATAGCTTCCGGGGGAGCAGGCGACTATCCCCATTTTTACGATGCTTTCATCAAAGGCAGGGCAGATGCCGTGCTTTCAGCGTCGCTCTTCCATTACAATCAGATCCCCATACCGAAATTAAAAAAATACCTCTCAGACAAGGGGATCCCGGTACGCCTTTAA
- the hisIE gene encoding bifunctional phosphoribosyl-AMP cyclohydrolase/phosphoribosyl-ATP diphosphatase HisIE: protein MSDIDMRLVKFDENGLVPVIVQDSTTAEVLMTAWANEEALKLTADSGELTLWSRSRKELWKKGETSGNVMRVIELRIDCDGDTLLAIVDPAGPACHTGKRTCFYRSLWGKENSTEATFLGRLWGYLNIRKSEDPEESYTARLLAKGPSRVAQKVGEEGVETAIAAATGDRESFRYEAADLIYHLLVACISSGITFNEVLEELMSRHKKDDDR, encoded by the coding sequence ATGTCCGACATAGATATGCGTCTCGTCAAATTTGATGAAAATGGGCTCGTTCCGGTCATTGTACAGGATTCAACGACTGCGGAAGTGCTTATGACAGCATGGGCAAACGAAGAGGCCCTGAAACTGACTGCTGATTCCGGAGAACTGACCCTTTGGAGCCGCTCCAGGAAAGAGCTTTGGAAAAAGGGCGAAACAAGCGGGAATGTGATGAGGGTTATCGAACTTCGTATCGACTGCGACGGGGACACTCTGCTTGCCATTGTTGATCCTGCCGGACCCGCCTGCCATACGGGAAAACGGACCTGTTTTTACCGTTCCCTATGGGGAAAAGAAAACTCAACAGAAGCCACATTCCTTGGACGCCTCTGGGGGTACCTGAACATAAGGAAATCAGAAGATCCCGAAGAGAGCTACACGGCGCGACTCCTTGCAAAAGGGCCTTCACGGGTCGCCCAGAAAGTTGGGGAAGAAGGGGTCGAAACGGCGATTGCCGCAGCGACAGGAGACAGGGAAAGTTTCCGTTATGAGGCGGCGGACCTGATCTATCATCTTCTGGTAGCCTGCATCTCTTCAGGCATAACTTTCAACGAGGTCCTTGAAGAACTTATGTCCCGGCACAAGAAGGACGACGACCGATGA
- a CDS encoding pyridoxamine 5'-phosphate oxidase family protein, with amino-acid sequence MRRKDKEVTSREWMMEVLEKGIWMELAMSGKDGWPYVVPLNYGFGKDFIIVHGAREGKKIDLLRENNKVAFNVAIDTEVIRDENDPSEFSMKYRSVSGLGTAKFIEDAEEKREALKIIMEHYHGPKEPITEGMLKATAVIKISITEITGKINFYPKP; translated from the coding sequence ATGAGAAGAAAAGATAAGGAAGTCACTTCGCGAGAATGGATGATGGAAGTATTGGAAAAGGGCATCTGGATGGAACTAGCGATGTCAGGAAAAGACGGATGGCCCTATGTCGTCCCGCTCAATTACGGGTTCGGAAAGGATTTCATAATTGTCCACGGAGCAAGGGAGGGTAAAAAGATCGACCTCCTCAGGGAAAACAATAAGGTCGCATTCAACGTTGCCATCGACACAGAAGTCATACGGGACGAAAATGACCCATCCGAATTCAGCATGAAGTACAGGAGCGTCTCCGGACTCGGGACTGCAAAGTTTATCGAGGATGCCGAAGAAAAAAGAGAAGCCTTGAAAATAATTATGGAGCATTACCACGGACCAAAGGAACCCATTACGGAAGGTATGCTCAAAGCCACTGCCGTCATAAAGATATCGATAACGGAAATTACAGGAAAGATAAACTTCTATCCCAAACCCTGA
- a CDS encoding ATP phosphoribosyltransferase regulatory subunit, whose translation MNRNPKGCSNIGGPAAAKLEYCRNMALKIFSAYGYRPFSPSELQLVEDVWDKLSKSRARRLIALNSPFGEPCVLRGDLTLSAVAYLSSHYEENERPLRLCYADRVFSAPVPPRGNLEENQVGIELIGWEGSGTDAEVISLLLRTLDELSIERSIVVIGDMSVVAKLFEGLPEKSAEQLVGALQEGIYTTYSRILDETETDDKRRKLLKALPSLKGDCSVISEAMLMMDDPSLLMPLKKLCDSLCKLGYSDRIRIDLGFIRDLGYYSGPIFNAYSSVTASLLGGGGRYDGLLAKVGMEGEASGFALNIKELAEHCVDGSPSPKIMLWCGCSDPAEGLRYADGLYKKGISFELSWTTDKEESMKTAGLRKYKFWADFSSKQVINIMTGQIFDLTDFDREVLSC comes from the coding sequence ATGAACAGAAACCCCAAAGGCTGCAGCAACATCGGAGGACCGGCAGCGGCAAAACTCGAATACTGCCGCAACATGGCTCTGAAAATTTTCTCTGCGTATGGTTACAGGCCTTTCAGCCCATCAGAGCTCCAGCTCGTAGAGGACGTGTGGGACAAGCTCTCGAAGTCGCGGGCAAGGCGTTTGATCGCACTGAACTCCCCATTCGGAGAACCGTGTGTCCTGAGAGGCGACCTGACCCTCTCGGCAGTTGCCTACCTGAGCAGCCATTATGAGGAGAATGAAAGGCCGCTGCGGCTCTGCTATGCTGACAGGGTCTTTTCTGCACCTGTGCCCCCCAGGGGCAACCTTGAGGAAAATCAGGTCGGGATCGAGCTGATCGGCTGGGAAGGTTCAGGCACCGATGCAGAGGTCATATCCCTCCTCCTGAGGACACTTGATGAACTATCAATTGAAAGATCGATCGTTGTCATAGGAGACATGTCAGTGGTCGCAAAACTTTTTGAAGGTCTCCCGGAAAAGAGTGCAGAACAGCTGGTGGGTGCTCTTCAGGAAGGGATATACACGACATATTCAAGGATACTGGATGAGACGGAGACGGATGATAAACGCCGGAAGCTGCTCAAAGCTCTGCCGTCACTCAAAGGTGACTGCTCCGTTATAAGTGAGGCGATGCTGATGATGGACGACCCCTCGCTCCTCATGCCTCTCAAAAAACTGTGCGACTCGCTCTGCAAACTGGGATATTCAGACAGGATACGCATAGATCTGGGTTTCATACGAGACCTCGGTTACTACAGCGGACCTATATTCAACGCATACTCTTCCGTAACAGCTTCTCTTCTTGGCGGCGGAGGCAGATACGACGGACTTCTGGCAAAGGTTGGAATGGAAGGGGAGGCTTCCGGCTTCGCTCTGAATATAAAGGAACTGGCCGAACACTGTGTAGATGGTTCGCCCTCCCCTAAAATAATGCTCTGGTGCGGATGCAGCGACCCTGCAGAAGGGCTGCGCTATGCAGATGGGCTTTATAAGAAGGGAATATCCTTCGAACTTAGCTGGACCACGGACAAAGAAGAATCGATGAAGACTGCCGGGCTCCGTAAATATAAATTCTGGGCCGATTTCTCATCAAAGCAGGTAATAAATATTATGACGGGTCAGATCTTTGATCTGACAGATTTCGACAGGGAGGTTCTGTCATGCTGA
- a CDS encoding HAD family hydrolase, translating into MKIDFIPDALIFDVDGVLLNVERSFPEVIRLAVEMAWGSICGGKTDSPGYTPGHEKIFKRHGSFNDDYDIAWTMLTLAASNGSKDLSDALPSPDRLSEELATFSGNVISWISSRYGTPVLRDPVRKLCAGLYFGTDEEPGLYSLEVPMLSLHWEDLPLPVGVYTGRNLPEWQLAKKALGWQDFPDDKIIHSDTGIHKPSPEGLELLSKRLGCTDPVFFGDTGSDMKAQAAFGKGRFVAIGKLLSEADYIYDHTERAVKDIISLIEEE; encoded by the coding sequence ATGAAGATAGACTTTATCCCCGATGCGTTGATATTTGACGTGGACGGAGTACTCCTGAATGTTGAGAGGTCTTTTCCGGAAGTCATCCGGCTTGCTGTCGAAATGGCATGGGGATCCATTTGCGGGGGAAAGACAGATTCTCCCGGATACACACCCGGTCATGAAAAAATCTTCAAACGGCACGGATCTTTCAATGACGATTATGACATTGCATGGACTATGCTTACGCTAGCTGCCTCAAACGGGAGTAAAGATCTTTCTGATGCATTGCCTTCTCCGGACAGGCTTAGCGAAGAGCTTGCCACATTCAGCGGAAATGTCATATCATGGATAAGTTCCAGGTATGGTACCCCTGTGCTTAGGGATCCAGTCAGAAAACTGTGTGCCGGACTTTATTTCGGCACAGATGAAGAACCGGGTCTTTACAGCCTAGAGGTTCCGATGCTGAGTTTACACTGGGAAGATCTGCCGCTCCCAGTAGGTGTCTACACCGGAAGGAACCTCCCCGAATGGCAGCTTGCAAAAAAAGCCTTGGGGTGGCAGGATTTTCCGGATGACAAAATAATACACAGCGATACAGGAATTCACAAACCGTCACCAGAGGGACTGGAATTGCTTTCGAAAAGGCTTGGGTGCACCGATCCTGTCTTTTTCGGCGATACCGGGAGCGACATGAAGGCGCAGGCAGCCTTCGGAAAGGGCCGTTTCGTGGCTATAGGAAAGCTTCTTTCTGAAGCGGATTACATATATGACCACACCGAAAGAGCTGTGAAGGATATAATTTCCCTCATTGAGGAGGAGTAA
- a CDS encoding pyridoxamine 5'-phosphate oxidase family protein codes for MRRNDREVESHDWMMEVLDQGQWMELALAGKDGWPYIVPLNYGFSDDFIIIHCAKEGKKIDLLRENNKVAFNVAVDAEIIRHEEDPTKFSMKYKSVSGRGIAEFIEDNKEKREALEIMMEHYRGPKGPMTEEKLSVTAVVKIRITEITGKVNRYPKPE; via the coding sequence ATGAGGAGAAATGACAGGGAAGTGGAATCCCATGACTGGATGATGGAAGTCCTTGACCAGGGGCAATGGATGGAGCTGGCATTGGCGGGCAAGGATGGCTGGCCTTATATAGTTCCGCTAAATTACGGGTTCAGTGATGACTTCATAATAATCCACTGCGCCAAAGAGGGCAAAAAGATCGACCTTCTGAGAGAGAACAATAAGGTCGCATTCAACGTTGCCGTCGATGCCGAAATCATCCGGCACGAAGAAGATCCAACAAAATTCAGCATGAAGTACAAAAGCGTATCGGGCCGGGGAATCGCAGAATTCATCGAGGACAATAAAGAAAAGAGAGAGGCCCTCGAAATAATGATGGAACATTACAGGGGACCCAAGGGACCGATGACGGAAGAAAAGCTGAGCGTTACCGCTGTAGTAAAGATCCGGATAACAGAAATTACAGGCAAGGTCAACCGCTACCCCAAACCCGAATGA
- a CDS encoding NrtA/SsuA/CpmA family ABC transporter substrate-binding protein, protein MKKVLLAVLIILSVAAGLAFATEMPAAMGITYVKAPLNIPSIVAKYNQAFEKAYPGVNLSFPEITEGPKQTAALAADEIGIASCLGSTSAILAASEGLDVKIIGIYSRAPKAFMVIVRDPAIKSVKDLKGKKVAGPKGTILHQLLAAALGKEGMSVKDVEFVQMDLSSGANALSAGSVDAALLAGPAAYKALTSGARMLKNGEGLVDATIVIATTEKFAQKYPEAVSRFMTAHKKTLEWIKKNPDKAAEMTQKETGLPMEGVRMMTPWYDFDSKIRKSDMDELAKTQEFMIENGLQRNKIDVDSLIMR, encoded by the coding sequence TACTGATCATACTTTCTGTCGCAGCAGGCCTCGCATTTGCTACTGAAATGCCCGCGGCTATGGGCATCACATATGTGAAGGCCCCCCTGAACATCCCCTCAATTGTTGCAAAGTACAACCAGGCATTTGAAAAGGCATATCCGGGCGTGAACCTCAGCTTTCCTGAGATAACAGAGGGTCCCAAGCAGACAGCGGCACTTGCAGCGGATGAGATCGGCATAGCCAGCTGCCTCGGATCTACGTCAGCGATCCTTGCCGCATCGGAAGGGCTTGATGTAAAGATAATAGGGATCTACTCGAGAGCCCCCAAAGCCTTCATGGTAATAGTCAGGGATCCGGCCATAAAGAGCGTAAAAGATCTCAAGGGAAAAAAGGTGGCAGGCCCCAAGGGCACCATCCTTCACCAGCTTCTTGCCGCGGCCCTTGGTAAAGAGGGTATGTCTGTCAAGGATGTTGAATTTGTCCAGATGGATCTCTCTTCAGGCGCCAATGCGCTATCTGCGGGAAGCGTCGACGCCGCACTTCTCGCCGGACCTGCCGCCTACAAAGCCCTGACCTCGGGTGCGCGCATGCTTAAAAACGGAGAGGGCCTGGTGGATGCAACTATAGTCATAGCTACCACGGAAAAGTTTGCCCAAAAGTATCCCGAGGCAGTCTCGAGATTTATGACGGCGCATAAGAAAACGCTCGAATGGATCAAAAAGAACCCCGATAAGGCCGCTGAGATGACACAGAAGGAAACAGGACTTCCGATGGAGGGGGTCAGGATGATGACCCCGTGGTATGATTTTGACAGCAAGATCAGGAAGAGCGATATGGATGAACTTGCGAAGACCCAGGAATTTATGATAGAGAACGGACTACAGCGTAATAAGATAGATGTGGATTCACTGATAATGAGGTGA